From one Trifolium pratense cultivar HEN17-A07 linkage group LG1, ARS_RC_1.1, whole genome shotgun sequence genomic stretch:
- the LOC123918725 gene encoding gibberellin-regulated protein 2-like yields MAFTKNTLILAFLCLILIQELEIFSGNEYMVSASHIDCNGKCNYRCSKTSRKKICLRACTSCCQRCNCVPPGTSGNTHLCPCYASITTHGGKLKCP; encoded by the exons ATGGCATTCACCAAAAATACACTTATCTTGGCATTTCTCTGCCTCATCCTTATACAAGAG TTGGAGATCTTTAGTGGAAATGAATACATGGTTTCTGCTTCACACATAG ATTGCAATGGTAAGTGCAATTACAGGTGCAGCAAGACATCAAGGAAAAAGATATGTTTGAGAGCATGTACTAGTTGTTGTCAAAGATGTAACTGTGTCCCACCAGGCACATCTGGGAACACACATTTGTGTCCTTGCTATGCCTCCATCACCACACATGGAGGAAAGCTCAAGTGTCCATAA
- the LOC123918730 gene encoding uncharacterized protein LOC123918730, giving the protein MDCLNFASSAPSRRSGMLGKQLNSPLLTIDSAPNFFHCKADFAAASSSIQSSNIRYSCGFSPSVAKEKWTSNHSTNHWILRSTTQIENIITSNEDRSMWEACRQALSAFNFSDEEKDKILGKAFGLVHSPYWGEDRKKEVPKFETVNGILEYLRSLNLSDDDLSKLLKKFPEVLGCNLEEELKGNIKILEEQWSIEGKSLRNLLLRNPKVLGYNVDCKGDCMAQCTRCWVRF; this is encoded by the exons ATGGACTGTCTCAACTTCGCATCTTCCGCACCTTCTCGCCGCTCTG GGATGCTGGGAAAACAGTTGAATTCCCCTCTTCTCACTATTGATTCTGCACCAAATTTCTTCCATTGCAAG GCTGATTTTGCTGCTGCATCTTCAAGTATTCAATCGTCAAATATCAGATATTCTTGCGGATTTTCACCAAGTGTCGCAAAAGAAAAATGGACCTCAAATCATTCTACGAACCATTGGATATTGCGTTCTACAACACagatagaaaatataatcacgaGTAATGAAGATCGGAGTATGTGGGAAGCATGTAGACAAGCTCTTTCTGCATTTAACTTCAGTGATGAAGAAAAGGACAAGATACTTGGAAAAGCATTTGGACTTGTCCATTCTCCTTATTGGGGAGAAGATCGTAAGAAAGAAGTTCCCAAATTCGAGACAGTAAATGGTATATTAGAATATCTAAGGAGTTTAAATCTTTCTGATGATGATCTTTCCAAGTTGCTCAAAAAATTTCCCGAAGTTCTTGGGTGTAATCTAGAAGAAGAGTTGAAAGGGAATATAAAGATCTTGGAGGAGCAGTGGAGTATTGAAGGAAAATCACTTAGAAACCTTCTCCTTCGAAATCCGAAAGTTTTGGGTTATAATGTTGATTGTAAAGGAGATTGTATGGCACAATGCACTAGATGCTGGGTTCGATTCTAG